The genomic interval CTGGGCCGGCAACCCCCTCATGGACGAGCAGCGCCGCGCCTTCTACGAATACCACGCCGCCCTGATGGAGCCCTGGGACGGCCCGGCCGCGGTGGCCTTCACCGACGGCCGCCAGATCGGTGCGACGCTCGACCGCAACGGCCTGCGCCCGGCGCGTTATCTGATCACCGACGATGACCTGGTGGTGATGGCCTCCGAGATGGGGGTGCTCGACATCCCCGACCACAAGATCATCAAGAAATGGCGCCTGCAGCCCGGCAAGATGTTCCTGATCGACCTGGAACAGGGCCGCATCATCGACGATGCCGAGCTCAAGACACAGCTGGCCGCGGCCCACCCCTACCAGCAGTGGCTGGACCGGACGCAGATCCACCTGAAGAACCTGCCGGCCGCCGCCCAGGGCAACGGCGGCGACCCCGCCACCCTGCTCGATCGTCAGCAGGCGTTCGGCTTCACCCAGGAGGACGTCAAGATCCTGCTGCAGCCCATGATCGTTGCCGGCCAGGAGGCGGTCGGCTCCATGGGTGCGGACAACCCCTTGGCCGTGCTGTCGAACCGGCCCAAGCCACTGTTCAACTATTTCAAGCAGAATTTCGCCCAGGTCACCAACCCGCCGATCGATCCGATCCGCGAGGAACTGGTGATGTCGCTGGTGTCGCTGATCGGGCCGCGCCCCAACCTGCTGAACGTCGATAACGCCGGCATGCACATGCGCCTCGAAGTGCATCAACCGATCCTGACCAACCAGGACCTCGAGCGCATCCGTACGATCGCGGGCAGTACCCAGGGGGCGTTCCGCACCCACACGGTCTCGATGTGCTATCCGAGCGATCAGGGTGCCGCCGGTATGGAGCCCGCACTGACACGCTTGTGCGATGCGGCCGAGGCGGCGATCCGCACGGGCCACAACATCATCATCCTCTCCGACCGCGAAATGAGCCGCGAGCAGGTCGCGATCCCCGCCCTGCTCGCGACCAGCGCCGTGCATCACCACCTGGTGCATACCGGTCTGCGCACCAAGTGCGGCCTGGTGGTGGAGACCGGTGCGGCGCGCGAGGTACACCACTTCGCCTGCCTGGCCGGCTACGGCGCCGAGGCGATCAATCCGTACCTGGCCTTCGAGACGATCGGCTCGATGCAGGCCGATTACCCCGAGGACGTGGACGCAGCCGAGGCCCACAAGCGCTACATCAAGGCGGTTGGCAAGGGCCTCCTCAAGGTCATGTCCAAGATGGGCATTTCGACCTACCAGTCCTACTGCGGCGCACAGATCTTCGATGCCGTCGGGCTCAAGACCGAATTCGTCGACCGGTATTTCACCGGTACCGCCAGCGTGGTGGAGGGTGCGGGTCTGGCCGAGATCGCCGCGGAGGCGCTGCGTTGGCACCGCGATGCCTACGGTGATGCGCCGATCTACCGCAACGCACTCGATGCCGGCGGCGACTACGCCTTCCGGCTGCGCGGCGACGATCACGCCTGGACGCCGGAGACCGTCAGCAAGCTGCAGCACGCCACGCGCGCCAACGATCCGAAGACCTTCGCCGAGTTCTCGCAGCTCATCGATGCGCACAACGAACGCCTGCTGAGTCTGCGCGGCCTGTTCGACTTCAAGTTCGCCGACCAACCCATCCCGCTGGATGAGGTGGAGCCGGCCAAGGAGATCGTCAAGCGCTTCGCCAGCGGTGCCATGTCCTTCGGGTCGATCTCCTGGGAGGCACACACGACGATGGCGATCGCCATGAACCGCATCGGTGGCAAGTCCAATACCGGTGAGGGTGGCGAGGACCGTTCACGCTTCAAGCCGCTGAAAAATGGCGACTCCATGCGCTCGGCCATCAAGCAGGTGGCATCGGGACGCTTCGGCGTGACCACCGAATACCTGGTCAATGCGGACGACATCCAGATCAAGATGGCACAGGGCGCCAAGCCCGGCGAGGGTGGCCAGTTGCCCGGTCACAAGGTGGATCAGTGGATCGCCACGGTACGCCACTCGACCCCGGGGGTCGGCCTGATCTCACCGCCGCCGCATCCCGACATCTATTCGATCGAGGATCTCGCGCAACTGATCCACGACTTGAAGAATGTGAACCCCAGGGCACGCATCAGCGTGAAGCTGGTATCCGAGGTCGGCGTCGGCACCGTCGCCGCGGGCGTCTCCAAGGCGCACGCCGACCACGTGACCATCGCCGGTCATGACGGCGGCACCGGTGCTTCGCCGCTGACGTCCATCAAACACGCCGGCAGCCCCTGGGAGATCGGGCTGGCCGAAACCCACCAGACGCTGGTGCTCAACCGGCTGCGCGGGCGTATTGCCGTGCAAGTCGATGGTGGCCTGCGCACCGGCCGCGATGTGGTCATTGGCGCGCTGCTGGGCGCCGACGAGTTCGGCTTCGCCACTGCGCCGCTGATCGTCGAGGGCTGCATCATGATGCGCAAGTGCCACCTGAACACCTGTCCGGTCGGCGTCGCCACCCAGGACCCGGTGCTGCGCAAGCGCTTCACCGGCAAGCCCGAGCATGTGGTGAATTATTTCTTCTTCGTCGCCGAGGAAGTCCGCCGGCTCATGGCGCAGCTTGGTTTCCGCACCGTCGCCGAGATGACCGGCCGCGCCGACCGGCTCGACACGCGCCGCGCCCTCCATCACTGGAAGGCCGCCGGCCTGGACCTGTCGCGTATTCTGCATATGCCGACGCCTGCACCGGATGTGGCCGTGCACCACTGCGAGACCCAGGATCACGGTCTGGAACGGGCACTCGACAACACCCTCATCGCACAGGCCGGACCGGCGCTGGAACGCGGCGAGCCGGTGCGCATCGAGACGGCCGTCAAGAACGTCAACCGTTCGGTGGGTGCGATGCTTTCCGGACGCGTCGCTGAGCGCTACGGTCACACCGGGCTGCCCGCCGACTGCATTCATGTGCAGCTGAAAGGCATCGCCGGGCAGAGCTTCGGTGCCTGGCTGGCACACGGCGTGACGCTGGAACTGGAGGGCGAGGCCAACGATTATGTAGGCAAAGGCCTGTCGGGCGGCCGCATCGTCGTCTATCCGCCACCCGACTGCCCCATTGTGCCCGAGGAGAACATCATCGCCGGCAACACTGTGCTCTACGGCGCGATCACGGGCGAATGCTTCCTGCGCGGCGTCGCGGGCGAGCGCTTCGCCGTGCGCAACTCCGGTGCCTCGGCCGTGGTCGAAGGCGTGGGTGACCATGGCTGCGAATACATGACCGGTGGTGTCGTCGTGGTGCTGGGCGACACGGGACGCAACTTCGCCGCCGGCATGAGCGGCGGTGTGGCCTACGTGCTCGACGAGGCCGGCGACTTTGAGCAGCGCTGCAATCTCGCCATGGTCGAACTCGAACCCGTGCCGGAAGAGGACGCCGCGCTGGAGCGCAGCGAACACCAGGGTGGTGATCTGGAGACCCACGGCCAGGTGGACGTCAGGAGCGACATGACACGCTTCGATGCGCAGCGGCTGCGCTCGATGATCAGCAGTCACCTTCACTACACCGACAGTGAGCGGGCGCGCGTGATCCTGGACAACTGGGCGAGATACCTGCCGCTGTTCGTCAAGGTCATGCCCACGGACTATCGGCGCACGCTGGAGCAGACGAAACAGGCACAGGAATCCACGGGGCGGGCCGCCGTCGTGGGAGGCAGGTAGATCCTATGGGCAAACCCACCGGCTTTCTGGAGTACGCCCGCCACGAGCGCACGTATGCCCCCGTCGAGCAACGCCTCCGGCACTACCGCGAATTCACCCTCCCGCTCAGCGACGACGAACTCGCCCGGCAGGGTGCGCGTTGCATGGACTGCGGCATCCCGTTCTGCCACCAGGGCTGCCCGGTCAACAACATCATCCCGGACTGGAACGATCTGGTGTACCGGGGCGACTGGCAGCGTGCCAGCGAGGTGCTGCATTCGACCAACAACTTCCCCGAGTTCACCGGCCGCATCTGCCCCGCCCCCTGCGAGGCTGCCTGTACGCTGAACATCGACGACAACCCGGTAACCATCAAGTCCATCGAGTGTGCCATCGTCGACAAGGCCTGGGAGAACGGCTGGCTCCTACCGCAGCCACCCACACACCCGACCGGCAAGACCGTCGCCGTCGTCGGTTCGGGACCGGCGGGGCTTGCCTGCGCGCAGCAGCTGGCGCGCGCCGGCCATGCGGTCACGGTGTTCGAGAAGGCCGACCGCATCGGCGGCCTGCTGCGCTACGGCATCCCCGACTTCAAGTTGGAAAAACACCTCATCGACCGGCGCCTGCAGCAACTCGTCGCCGAAGGCGTACGCTTCGAGACCGGCGTCCACGTCGGCGTGACGCTGCCGGCACAGCAGTTACTCAAGGATTTCGACGCCGTGGTGTTGACGGGTGGCTCCGAACACCCGCGCGACCTGCCGATCCCCGGCCGCGCGCT from Gammaproteobacteria bacterium carries:
- the gltB gene encoding glutamate synthase large subunit; this translates as MGHVGFPPRQGLYDPANEHDACGVGFVAHIKGHKSHTIVRQGLQILENLTHRGAVGADPLAGDGAGILLQIPDAFLRAACAALDLQLPAPGEYGVGMIFLPQTDAVRSQCQALLEQTVASEGQTLIGWRDVPVDNTGLGASVKAVEPQVRQLFIARGPDTADQDAFERKLYVIRKRAENAIRAAGWEGAQHFYIPSLSSRTLVYKGMLLASQVGSYYLDLRDARVDTALALVHQRFSTNTFPSWDLAQPFRMIAHNGEINTLRGNVNWMRARRGTLASTQLGAALDTLWPLIPEGQSDSACFDNALELLVSGGYSLAHAMMMLIPEAWAGNPLMDEQRRAFYEYHAALMEPWDGPAAVAFTDGRQIGATLDRNGLRPARYLITDDDLVVMASEMGVLDIPDHKIIKKWRLQPGKMFLIDLEQGRIIDDAELKTQLAAAHPYQQWLDRTQIHLKNLPAAAQGNGGDPATLLDRQQAFGFTQEDVKILLQPMIVAGQEAVGSMGADNPLAVLSNRPKPLFNYFKQNFAQVTNPPIDPIREELVMSLVSLIGPRPNLLNVDNAGMHMRLEVHQPILTNQDLERIRTIAGSTQGAFRTHTVSMCYPSDQGAAGMEPALTRLCDAAEAAIRTGHNIIILSDREMSREQVAIPALLATSAVHHHLVHTGLRTKCGLVVETGAAREVHHFACLAGYGAEAINPYLAFETIGSMQADYPEDVDAAEAHKRYIKAVGKGLLKVMSKMGISTYQSYCGAQIFDAVGLKTEFVDRYFTGTASVVEGAGLAEIAAEALRWHRDAYGDAPIYRNALDAGGDYAFRLRGDDHAWTPETVSKLQHATRANDPKTFAEFSQLIDAHNERLLSLRGLFDFKFADQPIPLDEVEPAKEIVKRFASGAMSFGSISWEAHTTMAIAMNRIGGKSNTGEGGEDRSRFKPLKNGDSMRSAIKQVASGRFGVTTEYLVNADDIQIKMAQGAKPGEGGQLPGHKVDQWIATVRHSTPGVGLISPPPHPDIYSIEDLAQLIHDLKNVNPRARISVKLVSEVGVGTVAAGVSKAHADHVTIAGHDGGTGASPLTSIKHAGSPWEIGLAETHQTLVLNRLRGRIAVQVDGGLRTGRDVVIGALLGADEFGFATAPLIVEGCIMMRKCHLNTCPVGVATQDPVLRKRFTGKPEHVVNYFFFVAEEVRRLMAQLGFRTVAEMTGRADRLDTRRALHHWKAAGLDLSRILHMPTPAPDVAVHHCETQDHGLERALDNTLIAQAGPALERGEPVRIETAVKNVNRSVGAMLSGRVAERYGHTGLPADCIHVQLKGIAGQSFGAWLAHGVTLELEGEANDYVGKGLSGGRIVVYPPPDCPIVPEENIIAGNTVLYGAITGECFLRGVAGERFAVRNSGASAVVEGVGDHGCEYMTGGVVVVLGDTGRNFAAGMSGGVAYVLDEAGDFEQRCNLAMVELEPVPEEDAALERSEHQGGDLETHGQVDVRSDMTRFDAQRLRSMISSHLHYTDSERARVILDNWARYLPLFVKVMPTDYRRTLEQTKQAQESTGRAAVVGGR
- a CDS encoding glutamate synthase subunit beta, producing MGKPTGFLEYARHERTYAPVEQRLRHYREFTLPLSDDELARQGARCMDCGIPFCHQGCPVNNIIPDWNDLVYRGDWQRASEVLHSTNNFPEFTGRICPAPCEAACTLNIDDNPVTIKSIECAIVDKAWENGWLLPQPPTHPTGKTVAVVGSGPAGLACAQQLARAGHAVTVFEKADRIGGLLRYGIPDFKLEKHLIDRRLQQLVAEGVRFETGVHVGVTLPAQQLLKDFDAVVLTGGSEHPRDLPIPGRALRGVHFAMEFLPQQNRRVAGDDVPVAQSIMATGKQVVVIGGGDTGSDCIGTSNRQGAASVTQLEILLKPPEKEDKALTWPDWPHKLRTSSSHQEGCERMWSLTTKEIVGENGQARAIKCAKVEWSRDSGGAWRMTEVPGSGFELQADLVLLAMGFVHPVHAGMLEELGVTLDGRGNVQGATDGANAYNTSLDKVFAAGDMRRGQSLIVWAIREGRQCARAVDEYLMGSSDLPR